One segment of Arthrobacter sp. MMS18-M83 DNA contains the following:
- a CDS encoding ABC transporter ATP-binding protein, translating into MTAILSAHELHLGYGSAPVINGLNLTLKAGEVVALLGPNGAGKTTTLLGLAGALPARQGEVRVNGRVSKAPVYRRCRRDMAFVTEERSVISSMSVHENLRVGRCDADFALDLFPELKALLRRKAGLLSGGEQQMLTLARALARKPKVLLADELSLGLAPLVVERLLQAVRAAADEGLAVLLVEQHVRKALAKADRVYVLRHGAVAFTGTAADAAENLQTIEELYLATA; encoded by the coding sequence ATGACCGCAATTCTCTCAGCCCATGAGCTCCACCTCGGGTACGGATCGGCCCCGGTTATTAATGGCCTGAACCTGACGCTGAAGGCGGGCGAGGTCGTGGCCCTGCTCGGCCCCAACGGAGCGGGCAAGACGACGACGCTGCTGGGTCTCGCCGGAGCCCTTCCTGCCCGCCAGGGCGAGGTGCGGGTGAACGGGCGCGTCTCGAAGGCTCCTGTCTACCGGAGGTGCCGGCGCGATATGGCCTTCGTCACCGAGGAGCGCTCCGTTATCTCGAGCATGTCCGTGCATGAGAACCTGCGCGTGGGCCGTTGCGATGCGGATTTCGCCCTGGACCTCTTCCCCGAACTGAAAGCCCTGCTGCGCCGCAAAGCCGGTTTACTCTCCGGCGGGGAACAACAAATGCTCACCCTGGCACGCGCCCTGGCCCGGAAGCCGAAAGTCCTTCTGGCCGATGAGCTTTCCCTGGGGCTGGCGCCCTTGGTGGTGGAACGCCTGCTGCAGGCGGTTCGCGCGGCAGCGGATGAGGGCCTGGCCGTGCTGCTGGTCGAGCAGCACGTGCGCAAGGCCCTGGCAAAGGCGGACCGCGTCTACGTGCTGCGCCATGGCGCCGTCGCCTTCACCGGAACGGCCGCTGATGCCGCCGAGAACCTTCAGACCATCGAAGAGCTGTACCTTGCCACAGCCTGA
- a CDS encoding TetR/AcrR family transcriptional regulator, whose protein sequence is MNTALQVSTAVTELFLRSSSGTAFTVKELATYAGISERTFYRYFPHKEDAVKPFVTAGLEELVRAVSARPIDEPFETSLAIAWEGTWSAGNMERVQVLHRVLGETARFQSVWLQVITETEATWTEAIARRLGIEPSSRQAALAAAAVVAVLRLSTETFCDADANEDPATILAANLDLLGNRLFKIRR, encoded by the coding sequence ATGAACACCGCACTTCAGGTCTCGACTGCCGTTACGGAACTCTTTCTTCGGAGTAGTAGTGGCACGGCATTCACGGTCAAGGAACTTGCGACCTATGCCGGTATTTCCGAGCGCACGTTCTATCGGTATTTCCCACATAAAGAAGATGCTGTTAAGCCCTTCGTGACGGCTGGCCTCGAAGAGCTGGTGCGGGCAGTATCTGCGCGGCCGATCGACGAGCCCTTCGAGACGTCGCTGGCGATTGCCTGGGAAGGCACATGGTCGGCAGGGAATATGGAACGCGTGCAGGTTCTGCACCGAGTCTTAGGGGAAACAGCAAGATTTCAGTCCGTCTGGCTGCAGGTGATCACCGAAACCGAAGCAACGTGGACCGAGGCGATTGCTCGGCGATTGGGCATTGAGCCGTCATCGCGGCAGGCGGCTCTGGCCGCCGCTGCCGTCGTCGCCGTCCTCCGGCTTTCCACCGAGACGTTTTGCGACGCCGACGCCAATGAGGACCCAGCCACGATCCTCGCTGCCAATCTTGACCTCCTAGGAAATCGGCTGTTCAAGATTCGCCGCTAA
- a CDS encoding ABC transporter substrate-binding protein produces the protein MAPQSADKIHAVLDPANIPVIAGTAVTKTDYTNRLSYSIDGGTTSEFAACGPALKAAGVTKTATVSLDLAASLALVPLTDTGVKGAGLTSSGVIVKIPITATDYAPYVQQLKDSGADGVTMILPSGQALQMLKTIRDQGSNIKVCTPDGTMKAPALTDLGDAASNVVNTGWIPLTTTSNPSVAEFVKDLKAEEDSGDANAALEGMLSSDQQGWVGPRIIERLSKTIDGDITGAKLIAALNASSSLNADQFGTIDFTKPGKLQPSLRNTKVYITKWDPATKERVLLQDGPVDVGAFL, from the coding sequence GTGGCGCCGCAGTCGGCGGACAAGATCCATGCCGTTCTCGATCCTGCGAACATCCCGGTGATCGCCGGAACAGCGGTGACGAAAACCGACTACACCAACCGGCTGTCATACAGCATCGATGGCGGCACGACGTCGGAGTTCGCCGCATGCGGTCCGGCGCTTAAGGCGGCGGGCGTGACCAAGACCGCAACGGTGTCCCTGGACCTGGCTGCCTCCTTGGCTCTGGTGCCCCTGACCGACACTGGTGTCAAGGGCGCCGGCCTCACCTCATCCGGCGTCATCGTCAAAATTCCGATCACCGCCACGGACTACGCGCCGTATGTGCAGCAGCTCAAGGACAGCGGCGCCGACGGGGTGACGATGATCCTCCCCTCCGGGCAGGCCCTGCAAATGCTCAAGACCATCCGTGACCAGGGCTCGAATATTAAGGTGTGTACCCCCGACGGAACGATGAAGGCGCCGGCCCTGACGGACTTGGGGGACGCGGCATCCAACGTCGTCAACACGGGATGGATCCCCCTCACGACCACCAGCAATCCGTCCGTAGCGGAATTCGTTAAGGACCTGAAGGCTGAAGAGGATTCCGGAGATGCGAATGCCGCCCTTGAGGGGATGCTGAGCAGCGACCAGCAGGGCTGGGTGGGGCCGAGGATCATTGAACGGCTCTCGAAGACCATCGACGGCGATATCACCGGGGCGAAGCTGATTGCTGCCCTGAACGCATCCAGCAGCCTCAACGCTGACCAATTCGGCACGATCGACTTCACCAAGCCCGGTAAGCTGCAGCCCTCGCTCCGCAACACCAAGGTGTACATCACCAAGTGGGATCCGGCCACCAAGGAGCGGGTGCTGCTCCAGGACGGCCCCGTTGATGTAGGCGCCTTCCTCTAG
- a CDS encoding NAD-glutamate dehydrogenase, with product MPRETPAEGSAADGLSQTDEEFLAAYYEHVTAEDIHDYSVETLELRAREHLALAAVRPPGTSKVAVVNERNAAMLFVVADDMTHVVRSVTAELTREAVSIRLVVHPTFEVLRDPATHELIELRHGPQRAGFAARSDALRDGDAMDATAVARSTAEIWIALEIGGLPDSSGAEDFVAGLQRVLADVRAVAEDAGGLHAQVVAAVESLDWYPSGCLPPVEQLRDFLPWLEGGNFEFLGYCEYGLTTAGGNEVLQLRPGSELGFLLAHQLSKGADDPTTRAKEVLTLSTSGLRSTVERASYLEEIRLTIFDETGAVAGERCFVGLFAPGAAGQSVRGIPVIRDKVAAVRGRLGFVPASHRATELVAVLESFPLDELFQVDVEELTRLAAEILRLQERRQTRLFLRADSYGRFVSALVFLPRHRYSTAVRLRLEQELKQAFNASSLEFDVRLGDSPMARVFFRILLPAGRRPDAVDPTVLERSLISATRTWAEGLDDALRGRFPAAQAARLSSLWSAAFPVGYRADVDLEDAVEDITRFEQFDLDGTGGRPLNDPLLALTTRPESAPAPPEGAPARDSRIRLYLTSPRSLTQILPFLHNLGLEVQNQRPFDILRGTDRPLFLYDLGVTYPADVDPARTAPLLADAFGAAMRGDTESDRFDALVLQEGIDWRHIVILRGYAKYLQQLGTTNSYDFIADTFLANPGATHALLGLFRARFRPGLGIAERLRDTKAAREEVAEAIDAVTSLDADRLLRTFLNLIEATTRTNFYRNRPYLSFKLQPSHLPGAPYPRPQFEIWVYSPRVEGVHLRFGPVARGGLRWSDRREDFRTEVLGLAKVQIVKNSVIVPTGAKGGFYAKHLPDPIADRAAWLAEGIESYKDFLRGLLDVTDNLAPPDVTVSPAARGTRGQVGRVIPPPNVVRHDDDDYYLVVAADKGTAAFSDIANEVAKEYGFWLGDAFASGGSVGYDHKRMGITARGAWESVKQHFSELGIDSRREDFTVVGIGDMSGDVFGNGMVLSDHIRLVAAFDHRHIFLDPTPDAASSLEERRRLFALPRSSWADYDPRLVSPGGGVYPRAAKSIPISPEVRSALGLTAETTTAMTPPDLIQAILRAPVDLIYNGGIGTYVKASTETNTEVRDKANDGIRVNGNELRARTVVEGGNLGMTQRGRVEAALNGVLLITDAVDNSAGVDCSDHEVNIKIFIDRMIAAGKMPAVERADFLHSLSDDVARLVLKNSRDQNTLLLNDRQLVLNWSPGFERTMDWLEKATDLDRNRDALPTTDQLHARLQAGKGLTPPELSVLAAYAKIALAKELNDSDIADDPWFDRVLRSYFPPRITERFGTELQTHPLRRQILSTVLANDMINQGGITFAFRAIEETTGTAAALARAFVAVREAFDLQWVADRIAELPPTFPAEHGAELAVYVRRILDRSTRWYMTHDHRDQPLEHAISRITPAMELRQNRSVVYLRGDDLDIAQDLLARWEAAGIPPDLARRGVDIVLGFNLLDISLIAEQIDEPLEQVADMYSTVLERIGALKLFLKITDLPRGRHWEALARAALRADVYSVAADMAISVLRSTRSRDPQRADSLERIVEWERGRQEQLARIKDTFAEAMAPGPADIASISVVLRLLRTLVRT from the coding sequence ATGCCACGCGAAACGCCGGCGGAGGGCTCCGCCGCGGACGGTCTATCGCAGACCGACGAAGAGTTCCTCGCTGCCTATTACGAGCACGTCACTGCCGAGGACATCCACGACTATAGTGTCGAGACGCTTGAGCTCCGCGCGCGGGAGCACCTCGCTCTGGCCGCGGTCCGCCCGCCGGGGACGTCCAAGGTCGCAGTCGTCAATGAGCGGAATGCCGCGATGCTGTTCGTGGTGGCCGATGACATGACGCACGTAGTTCGCTCGGTCACCGCAGAACTGACGCGTGAAGCGGTGTCGATCCGGCTCGTCGTCCATCCCACGTTTGAGGTTCTCCGCGATCCCGCAACCCATGAGCTCATCGAACTCCGTCATGGGCCCCAGCGTGCAGGGTTCGCCGCCCGCAGCGACGCATTGCGCGACGGCGATGCAATGGACGCCACGGCGGTTGCGCGTAGCACGGCGGAGATCTGGATTGCGTTGGAGATCGGCGGGCTGCCGGATTCCTCCGGCGCCGAGGATTTCGTGGCGGGCTTGCAGAGGGTCCTCGCCGATGTCCGCGCCGTTGCAGAGGACGCCGGCGGACTCCACGCCCAGGTGGTAGCCGCCGTCGAGTCATTGGATTGGTACCCCAGCGGGTGCCTGCCGCCCGTCGAACAGCTCAGGGACTTCCTCCCGTGGTTGGAGGGGGGAAACTTCGAGTTCCTGGGCTACTGCGAGTACGGGCTGACGACGGCGGGAGGCAACGAAGTCCTTCAGCTGAGGCCGGGGTCTGAGCTGGGTTTCCTGCTTGCCCACCAGCTGTCCAAGGGCGCAGACGATCCGACGACCCGGGCCAAAGAGGTCCTGACGCTTTCCACCTCCGGCCTCCGCTCCACCGTGGAGCGGGCCTCATATCTGGAGGAGATCCGCCTGACGATATTCGATGAAACGGGTGCTGTGGCGGGGGAACGCTGCTTTGTTGGCTTGTTCGCCCCGGGCGCGGCGGGCCAATCGGTGCGGGGGATACCGGTGATCCGGGACAAGGTCGCCGCGGTGCGCGGGCGGCTCGGTTTCGTCCCGGCGTCGCATCGGGCGACTGAATTGGTGGCCGTCCTTGAGTCGTTTCCCCTCGACGAGCTTTTTCAGGTCGACGTTGAGGAACTGACCCGGCTCGCGGCGGAGATCCTGCGGCTTCAGGAACGCCGGCAGACGCGGCTGTTCCTTCGCGCGGACAGCTACGGCCGGTTTGTGTCCGCGCTGGTCTTCCTTCCGCGACACCGCTACAGCACGGCCGTTCGCCTTCGCCTTGAGCAGGAGCTCAAGCAGGCCTTCAACGCCTCCTCCCTCGAGTTCGACGTCCGGCTGGGCGATTCGCCGATGGCCCGCGTCTTCTTCCGGATCCTCCTGCCGGCAGGGCGACGGCCCGACGCCGTCGATCCGACCGTGCTGGAGAGGAGCCTGATCAGCGCCACGCGGACCTGGGCCGAGGGACTGGATGATGCCCTCCGCGGCCGCTTTCCCGCCGCGCAGGCCGCCCGGCTGTCCTCCCTCTGGTCGGCGGCGTTCCCGGTCGGCTACCGGGCCGATGTCGATCTCGAGGACGCGGTGGAGGACATTACGCGGTTCGAGCAGTTCGATCTGGACGGCACCGGCGGACGCCCCCTGAACGACCCCCTGCTGGCTCTCACCACGCGGCCGGAATCTGCCCCCGCGCCGCCCGAAGGCGCCCCGGCTCGTGACTCGCGGATCCGGCTATACCTCACGAGCCCCCGGAGCCTGACGCAGATCCTGCCGTTCCTCCACAACCTCGGCCTTGAAGTGCAGAACCAGCGACCCTTCGACATCCTGCGCGGCACGGACAGACCGCTGTTCCTGTACGACTTAGGCGTGACGTACCCGGCAGACGTGGATCCCGCTCGAACCGCCCCCCTGCTCGCGGACGCCTTCGGAGCAGCCATGCGCGGTGACACGGAGTCAGACCGCTTCGACGCACTCGTCCTGCAGGAGGGCATTGATTGGCGGCACATCGTGATCCTCCGCGGCTATGCCAAGTATCTCCAGCAACTGGGAACCACGAACTCGTACGACTTCATCGCGGATACTTTCCTGGCCAACCCCGGGGCGACACACGCGCTGCTGGGCCTGTTCCGAGCCAGGTTCCGCCCAGGGCTCGGCATCGCCGAGCGTCTTCGGGATACCAAGGCCGCCCGGGAGGAGGTGGCCGAGGCGATCGACGCCGTTACCTCCTTGGACGCGGACCGCCTGCTGCGCACGTTCCTGAACCTCATCGAGGCCACGACGAGGACCAACTTCTACCGCAACCGGCCATACCTGAGCTTCAAGCTCCAGCCCTCCCACCTTCCCGGCGCCCCGTACCCACGTCCGCAGTTCGAGATCTGGGTCTATTCGCCCCGGGTCGAGGGCGTGCACCTTCGCTTCGGGCCGGTGGCGCGCGGGGGCCTGCGATGGTCGGACCGGCGCGAGGATTTCCGCACCGAAGTCCTCGGGCTCGCCAAGGTCCAGATCGTGAAGAATTCCGTGATCGTCCCCACCGGCGCGAAGGGCGGCTTCTACGCGAAGCACCTGCCTGATCCCATAGCGGACCGCGCAGCATGGCTCGCGGAAGGCATTGAGAGCTACAAGGACTTCCTCCGGGGCCTCCTCGATGTCACGGACAACCTGGCCCCGCCCGACGTCACTGTGTCCCCTGCGGCCCGCGGCACACGGGGCCAGGTGGGGCGCGTTATCCCGCCGCCGAACGTGGTGCGGCATGATGACGACGACTACTACCTCGTAGTGGCCGCCGACAAAGGGACCGCGGCGTTCTCTGACATCGCCAACGAGGTGGCCAAGGAGTACGGCTTCTGGCTCGGTGACGCGTTCGCGTCAGGCGGCTCCGTAGGTTACGACCACAAGCGGATGGGCATCACCGCCCGGGGCGCCTGGGAGTCAGTCAAGCAGCACTTCAGCGAGCTCGGCATTGACTCCCGGCGCGAAGACTTCACGGTGGTGGGCATCGGGGACATGAGCGGGGACGTCTTCGGCAACGGCATGGTGCTCTCGGACCACATCCGCCTCGTGGCCGCGTTCGATCACCGGCACATCTTCCTGGACCCGACGCCGGACGCGGCGTCCTCCCTCGAGGAACGCCGTCGCCTGTTCGCGTTGCCCCGTTCCTCGTGGGCCGATTACGATCCTCGGCTGGTCAGCCCCGGCGGCGGGGTGTACCCGCGCGCCGCCAAATCGATCCCCATCAGCCCAGAGGTGCGTTCGGCCTTGGGGCTGACCGCGGAGACGACGACGGCGATGACCCCGCCCGATCTCATCCAAGCAATCCTGCGCGCGCCCGTTGATCTGATCTACAACGGCGGGATCGGAACCTACGTCAAAGCCTCCACGGAGACCAATACCGAGGTGCGCGACAAAGCCAACGACGGGATCCGAGTCAACGGTAACGAACTCCGGGCGAGGACCGTGGTCGAAGGCGGCAACCTCGGAATGACCCAACGGGGACGGGTCGAGGCTGCACTGAACGGGGTCCTGCTGATCACCGACGCCGTCGACAACTCTGCCGGAGTGGACTGCTCCGACCACGAGGTCAACATCAAGATCTTCATCGACCGCATGATCGCAGCAGGCAAGATGCCAGCCGTCGAACGCGCCGACTTCCTCCACTCGCTCAGCGACGACGTGGCACGCCTCGTGCTGAAGAACAGCCGCGACCAGAACACCCTGCTCCTCAACGACCGCCAGCTCGTCCTGAACTGGAGCCCCGGCTTCGAACGGACCATGGACTGGCTCGAAAAGGCCACCGACCTGGACCGGAATCGAGACGCATTACCCACCACGGACCAGCTCCATGCACGGCTGCAGGCCGGCAAAGGGCTCACTCCCCCCGAACTGTCAGTACTGGCCGCCTACGCCAAAATCGCACTCGCCAAGGAACTAAACGACAGCGACATCGCCGACGACCCCTGGTTCGACCGCGTCCTTCGCAGCTACTTCCCGCCCCGGATCACGGAGCGCTTCGGAACCGAGCTCCAAACGCACCCCCTGCGCCGGCAGATCCTCTCCACCGTGCTCGCCAACGACATGATCAACCAGGGCGGGATCACCTTCGCCTTCCGTGCCATCGAAGAAACCACCGGGACCGCGGCGGCCCTCGCAAGGGCCTTCGTGGCAGTGCGAGAAGCCTTTGACCTGCAGTGGGTCGCGGACAGAATCGCCGAACTTCCGCCGACTTTTCCGGCCGAGCACGGCGCGGAACTGGCCGTGTATGTGCGAAGGATCCTCGACCGGTCTACCCGCTGGTACATGACCCATGACCATCGGGACCAGCCACTGGAACACGCCATCAGCAGGATCACGCCCGCCATGGAACTACGGCAGAACAGAAGCGTCGTCTACCTGCGCGGCGACGACCTCGACATCGCGCAGGACCTGCTGGCCCGCTGGGAGGCCGCCGGGATCCCGCCCGACCTGGCGCGGCGCGGAGTCGACATAGTCCTGGGCTTCAATTTGTTGGATATCTCCCTGATCGCGGAACAGATCGATGAGCCCCTCGAACAGGTTGCGGACATGTATTCCACCGTGCTCGAGCGCATCGGCGCCCTCAAATTGTTTCTGAAAATCACTGACCTTCCACGGGGCAGGCACTGGGAGGCGCTCGCTCGGGCCGCACTGCGCGCCGATGTGTACTCAGTCGCGGCCGACATGGCCATCTCAGTGTTGCGGAGCACACGGAGCCGCGATCCCCAGCGGGCCGACTCCCTCGAGCGCATCGTGGAATGGGAACGCGGGCGCCAAGAGCAGCTCGCCCGGATCAAAGACACCTTCGCCGAAGCAATGGCGCCGGGTCCGGCGGACATCGCGTCAATCTCCGTCGTCCTCAGGCTCCTCAGAACCCTCGTCCGCACTTGA
- a CDS encoding branched-chain amino acid ABC transporter permease/ATP-binding protein, with translation MGDLVTFAILGLGAVGIYTLLGQGVVIIYRGSGILNFALGSYAMVGSYVFVELRNQYKLDTWAAVGVSVALTALLGVLTYLVVMQPLRRAAPITRVIATLGVLIVLNAAATLRWGTDVKTYVKEILPAKTIEVLGTKVSTDRLWLLAIAVALTGVLWLVYNKTIFGLATAAAAENPLAAATFGRSPATIGTINWAIGTGLAGFAGILTIPIFAGLEIGRLTLVVIFGLAVALIGAFKSFPLVLVGGLVVGVAESLVSRYLDKYVTGSSATVPLLIIVVFLVFRGRSLPDRSAILERLPTLGSGRVRTWLVAILTAALVFAIMAIFPVSWNVALTAGLTASVVMLSVVVLTGYSGQLSLAQFSLAGFGAWVAARLVSDLHWPFELAFVAGIVSTIPLGLLFAIPAIRTRGINLAVVTLALGLAVQAILFNNVILAGGLDGVAVGPQTLFGMAMDPVLYPARYTVLSLLCFVIAGLGVANLRRGRAGRRLIAVRTNERAATSLGIDIVGAKFYAFGLSSAIAGLGGVLLAFQAYSVQFLTFTPLQSIMMVAFVVIGSLAFVNGPIFGSLLVAGGVGSLIGDSVVKALGIESDKTVQYLALIGGLSVIAMLIQSPDGMAHMNTEAVKRLAVRWSRNGTVGRVSAAPLLKLDGGAQYRPRPASLAVKNLTVRFGGVVAVNGVSLNVAPGEVVGLIGPNGAGKTTVIDAITGFVAPAGGEITLGGERVDSMLAYRRARKGISRSFQSLELFEDVTVRENLLAAADRRDIGAFATNLVYPGKTILAPAAVAAIREFGLEDVLSRLPSELPYGRRRLVAIARTVATSPSVLLLDEPAAGLDEDESAELARMVRRLADEWGIAVLLVEHDMAFVMGICNRVVVLEFGNKIAEGIPAVVRADPAVLAAYLGVDDTELDPKPTNSGTERLPA, from the coding sequence TTGGGCGATCTAGTAACATTCGCGATCCTTGGCCTGGGGGCAGTGGGGATCTACACACTGCTGGGGCAGGGCGTGGTCATCATCTACCGGGGCTCGGGCATCCTCAACTTCGCGCTCGGCTCCTATGCCATGGTCGGTTCCTACGTATTCGTAGAGCTCCGGAACCAATACAAGCTCGACACGTGGGCCGCCGTCGGGGTATCCGTGGCGCTGACGGCACTGTTGGGCGTGCTGACTTATCTGGTGGTTATGCAGCCGCTGCGCCGGGCGGCACCCATCACCAGAGTCATCGCGACCCTGGGGGTGCTGATCGTCCTGAACGCGGCGGCCACGCTCCGGTGGGGGACCGACGTGAAGACATATGTCAAGGAAATCCTGCCGGCCAAGACGATCGAAGTTCTGGGCACGAAGGTCAGCACGGACAGGCTCTGGCTGCTGGCCATCGCCGTGGCCCTAACCGGCGTTCTCTGGTTGGTCTACAACAAGACCATCTTCGGTCTGGCGACGGCGGCGGCGGCGGAGAACCCCCTGGCTGCTGCCACGTTTGGTCGTTCCCCGGCGACCATCGGCACCATCAACTGGGCCATCGGCACCGGGCTGGCCGGGTTCGCGGGCATTCTGACGATTCCCATCTTCGCCGGCCTGGAAATCGGCCGCCTGACCCTTGTGGTGATCTTCGGACTCGCCGTCGCTCTGATCGGCGCCTTTAAATCATTCCCGCTGGTGCTGGTGGGTGGGCTCGTAGTCGGCGTCGCCGAATCCTTGGTCTCCCGTTACCTGGACAAGTACGTTACCGGCAGCTCGGCGACCGTTCCACTGCTGATTATCGTGGTGTTCCTCGTTTTCCGCGGACGTTCCCTGCCGGACCGCAGCGCCATCCTTGAACGCCTGCCCACGCTCGGCAGCGGACGCGTGCGGACCTGGCTGGTGGCGATCCTGACCGCAGCGCTGGTCTTTGCCATCATGGCGATCTTCCCGGTCAGCTGGAATGTGGCACTGACCGCCGGCCTCACGGCCTCGGTGGTGATGCTTTCCGTCGTCGTGCTGACCGGCTACTCGGGACAGCTGTCGCTGGCACAGTTTTCGCTGGCCGGTTTCGGCGCCTGGGTCGCGGCGCGCCTGGTCAGCGACCTGCACTGGCCCTTCGAACTCGCCTTCGTCGCGGGCATCGTTTCCACCATCCCGCTCGGCTTATTGTTCGCGATCCCCGCCATACGCACACGCGGAATCAACCTCGCGGTGGTCACCCTGGCGCTCGGCCTGGCAGTCCAGGCTATCCTCTTCAACAACGTCATCCTGGCTGGCGGACTCGACGGCGTTGCCGTGGGCCCGCAGACCCTGTTTGGCATGGCCATGGATCCGGTGCTGTACCCGGCCCGCTACACAGTGCTGAGCCTGCTGTGCTTTGTCATCGCGGGGCTGGGAGTTGCCAATCTGCGGCGGGGTCGTGCCGGGCGCCGGCTGATCGCGGTACGCACCAACGAACGTGCCGCCACATCCCTGGGGATCGACATTGTGGGGGCGAAATTCTATGCCTTCGGCCTGTCCTCGGCGATTGCAGGGCTGGGCGGAGTGCTGTTGGCCTTCCAGGCGTACTCGGTACAGTTCCTGACCTTCACCCCCCTCCAGTCGATCATGATGGTGGCGTTTGTGGTGATCGGCAGCCTCGCGTTCGTCAACGGGCCCATCTTCGGCTCACTCCTTGTTGCCGGCGGCGTGGGTTCACTGATCGGCGATTCCGTGGTGAAAGCCCTCGGCATCGAGTCGGACAAAACGGTCCAGTATCTTGCCCTGATTGGTGGCTTGTCGGTGATCGCCATGCTGATCCAGTCCCCGGACGGGATGGCGCATATGAATACGGAGGCCGTGAAGCGCTTGGCCGTGCGGTGGTCGCGCAACGGTACGGTGGGGCGCGTCTCGGCGGCACCGCTGCTGAAACTGGATGGAGGAGCGCAGTATCGCCCGCGCCCGGCTTCCCTCGCGGTCAAGAACCTGACCGTCCGCTTTGGCGGCGTGGTCGCCGTGAATGGCGTCTCCTTAAACGTCGCACCCGGAGAGGTCGTTGGCCTGATCGGTCCGAACGGCGCGGGGAAAACGACCGTCATCGATGCGATCACCGGGTTTGTGGCACCGGCCGGCGGTGAAATCACCCTCGGGGGTGAAAGGGTTGACTCAATGCTGGCCTACCGGCGGGCCCGCAAGGGTATTTCCCGCTCGTTCCAGAGCCTGGAGCTGTTTGAGGATGTCACGGTGCGCGAGAATCTCCTAGCGGCGGCAGACCGCCGCGATATCGGCGCGTTTGCGACCAACCTCGTTTATCCGGGCAAAACGATCCTCGCCCCTGCCGCAGTCGCTGCGATCCGGGAATTCGGCCTTGAAGATGTGCTGAGCCGGCTTCCCTCGGAACTTCCCTACGGGCGGCGGCGGCTCGTCGCCATCGCCCGCACTGTCGCAACCTCGCCCTCGGTCCTGCTACTGGACGAACCGGCGGCCGGCCTCGACGAGGACGAGAGCGCGGAACTGGCCCGGATGGTCCGCCGTCTCGCCGACGAGTGGGGCATCGCCGTGCTGCTCGTGGAGCACGACATGGCATTTGTGATGGGTATCTGCAACCGGGTGGTGGTGCTGGAATTCGGGAACAAGATCGCCGAAGGCATCCCCGCCGTGGTGCGGGCTGATCCAGCCGTGCTCGCCGCTTATCTGGGCGTCGATGACACCGAACTAGACCCCAAGCCCACCAACTCAGGCACCGAAAGGCTCCCGGCATGA
- a CDS encoding SDR family oxidoreductase → MNAENTILEFIGKVAVITGAGSGIGAGLVTRAAELGMKVALADINAEAIAKRTEDLIAAGVDALWRQVDVRKPEDLEALADEVYGRWGETTVMVNNAGIELHGNTWELPVEHWQRVIDINLNGVFHGIRAFVPRMINGGTRSHVVNVSSVAALRTNPGTSAYAATKHANLALTECLAKELEAVTPDIKVTAVLPGSVKSQIFESAFATDEDGVGAESKRILATSMEQTGLDPLDAARIIFDGVARGELRVHTNPEASRRFIAERAQALTF, encoded by the coding sequence ATGAACGCAGAGAACACGATCTTGGAATTCATAGGAAAAGTAGCGGTGATCACCGGGGCCGGATCAGGGATCGGAGCCGGCCTGGTCACCAGGGCGGCGGAACTGGGAATGAAGGTTGCTCTCGCCGACATCAACGCAGAGGCGATCGCGAAGCGAACCGAGGACCTGATCGCAGCGGGTGTCGACGCCCTTTGGCGCCAGGTCGACGTGCGCAAGCCGGAGGATCTTGAAGCCCTGGCTGACGAGGTGTATGGCCGTTGGGGAGAGACGACAGTAATGGTCAACAACGCCGGCATCGAGCTTCACGGCAATACCTGGGAACTGCCGGTCGAGCACTGGCAGCGAGTCATCGACATCAACCTCAACGGCGTGTTTCACGGCATCCGTGCCTTCGTGCCCCGAATGATCAATGGCGGGACACGATCACACGTGGTCAACGTCTCCTCCGTGGCCGCGCTGCGGACGAATCCGGGAACATCCGCCTACGCTGCCACCAAGCATGCCAACCTCGCCCTGACCGAGTGCCTGGCCAAAGAACTCGAAGCGGTGACGCCTGATATCAAGGTCACGGCGGTACTGCCTGGATCGGTCAAGAGCCAGATCTTCGAGAGCGCATTTGCTACCGACGAAGACGGCGTGGGGGCAGAGAGCAAGCGGATCCTCGCCACGTCGATGGAGCAGACAGGGCTCGACCCACTCGATGCTGCCCGGATCATCTTCGACGGCGTGGCCAGAGGTGAACTGCGCGTCCACACGAACCCGGAGGCTTCTCGCCGGTTCATCGCAGAGCGGGCGCAGGCTCTCACCTTCTGA